In Methanocella paludicola SANAE, the sequence AATATTTTGGAACATCTGAAGTTCACGATGGTAATATACATTATAGACTGTCAAAATATCATACCTCAAATAAAAGTCCAAAATGTAAGAAAGAAAAAATAATTGAAAGGTTAAAAGCAGGAGATAAGGTAAAAATATTTGTATTTGCCCCTAGCGATGAATTACAAAACAATTTTCAATATAAAACATTGAATGTTGATTTAGTCAGGGGTTTAGAATACAGCCTAATTGATAAGTTTAAAACTTCTAAGAAAATTAATGGGTGGAATAAACGATATTAGGTTATTCAAGCCCTTTTAATATAGTTTGTTTTAATGAATCTCTGTATTTCTTAATTCTTTTTTCTGCAACTGCAATATAATCTTTATCGATGTCATATCCTACGAAATGACGGTTTACTTGTAATGCTGCGATGGCTGTTGTTCCACTGCCCATAAATGGATCTAAAATTATATCATCTTCGAATGTATATAGCTTGATGCACCGTAGTGGTAATTCAATCGGATATGGAGCCGGATGGCCGATCTTTGTTGCTGATTCTGATTTGAATGACCATATGCTCTTAGTATATTCTAGGAATTCTTCTTTGGTAATTGATGATTTTTTATTACAATCGTTATTTCTTGAGAATGATTGTTTAGAGAATATCATAATGTATTCGTGTACATCTCGAAGCGTTGGATTTGAGGCCGATTGGAAGCTACCCCATGCTGTTGATCCACCTGCACTCGATGCTTTATTCCATATTATTTCCCCACGCATTAAAAACCCAATATCGAGCATATCCTTGATGATAAAAGAATGCAAAGGCAAGTAAGGTTTTCTTCCTAGATTCGCTACATTTAGACATACTCTCCCACCAGGAACTAAAACCCTATAAACATCTCTCCATACGTTTGCTAAAAAATCCAGGTATTCTTTAAGTGATAGGTTCTCATCATACTCTTTTCCCACATTGTATGGTGGTGATGTAACCATTAGATGAACGCTATTATCCGGTAATTCCTCCATGTGTTCACTAGATTTACAAAAAATTTTATCTAAATTATTACTTGGAATAGCATATTCAGTAAAATCAATGGTTTTATCTATTTTATAATCGCTATATAACCGGCTATTATAGAATATTGATGAATCATGATTTTCTCTTCCGGACGATCCAAAAGAACTTGTTTTTGTGCCACCGGTTTTTGATTTCATTGCCTATCCACCATTAATTAATTGTAGGAATCTTTCAGCCTTTAGTCTATAAGTAATTTCGCTATCAGCAAGTTCTATCATTCTACCTAGGTCTTCTTTTGACTTCCATCCTGCAAAGAAAGTGCTATTATTATTCAATAGAGCAGCAATATTATTTCTGAGTTCTGTGATTGAACTAATTGTCTTAAATCCAAATCCATCTGTATTGTGAATATAATTACCATTGTCAAGCGGATGTGGATTTAATGACCAAAATCCTTGGATAATACCATAACTTTTTAAGTTATCAACTTTGGTTTTATAACTTTCTTGTATTGGGGTATTTCCTAGGATAATTATAGGTATAATAGATGCTCTTCCACTTGCAGTTCTTATACCAACACTTTTGCCTATCGCTTTTAACATGGTATCTGATCTCAATAATCCAGGTGTCCCTATATGTGAATTATAATCACCTAAACACTGTAATTGGTACGTTGTGCCATTTTGCATGCATTGCCAATTCCATACAATTGACATCTTTACTTCAAATATGGCAATAATATTTTCTGGCCTTTGTCTAGTATTTGAATTTCTACATATGGCTACATCGGCTGGAGAATCATTTGATAACCCAACTTCATCACATATTACATTATTAACAGCATAAAATCCAAGTTCCCTGGCAATAGGTTCAATTAAGTCTTTTGACCATTTTTCAGTATATTCACCAATACGACCATTACGGCTCTGAAGTGTAGTTTTAGTTCCCCGATAATTTTTCGGCCAATAGGCAAGATATCTGCCATCATTT encodes:
- a CDS encoding DNA-methyltransferase, whose protein sequence is MKSKTGGTKTSSFGSSGRENHDSSIFYNSRLYSDYKIDKTIDFTEYAIPSNNLDKIFCKSSEHMEELPDNSVHLMVTSPPYNVGKEYDENLSLKEYLDFLANVWRDVYRVLVPGGRVCLNVANLGRKPYLPLHSFIIKDMLDIGFLMRGEIIWNKASSAGGSTAWGSFQSASNPTLRDVHEYIMIFSKQSFSRNNDCNKKSSITKEEFLEYTKSIWSFKSESATKIGHPAPYPIELPLRCIKLYTFEDDIILDPFMGSGTTAIAALQVNRHFVGYDIDKDYIAVAEKRIKKYRDSLKQTILKGLE